The DNA sequence CCGAAGCCGCCGGCGATCAGGATCTTCACCGGGATCGGCGGGCGTGGCGCGGGCACCCGGCTGACGATCGGGGCCGGCTCGCCGGGGCCACCTGGCGGCCGGTACGGCAGCGGCGGCCCGGCCGGCGGGGGCGGTGTGGCGCGGCCGATCAGCGGGGCGGGGTTGCCGTAGCGGGTGGGGACGTTGTTCGCGGACGGCCCGCCCGGGGCCGCCGCCCGCCATTCAGGAGATCGCACGAAGTCCATCAATCACTCGCAGGATGAGATCGGGATCGAGGGCGTCGTCGACGTCCGCGACGTGCACGTCGAGGTGTCCGGCGGCGCGCAGGTCGCCGACCAGCACCCGGGTCACGCCGAACTGCATCCGGGTCCGGGCGGAGATCTCGGCTACCGACACCGGCTCGACACAGATCGCGACGATCGCCGCGAGTTCCGGGGTCAGCCGGGCGGTGACCGCCCACGAGCCGCTGCCCGGCCGGGCGGTCACCTGGGTCTCCAGGCTGATCGTCGGGTCGCCGTCCACCCGACCCGAGGTGAGCACGAACGGGCGTGGGCCGGTCGGCTGCTCCCCGTCGCCCGCGTCCGGTCCCGGAGCGGGGACGGACGCGCGCAGGAAGGGGCGGATCCGGACGCCGGGTTCCGGCTCCGGGTCCTCGCCGGCGACCCCCTGGTTCATTGCTGGACGGCGTTCTTCAGCTCGGCTATCAGGCGGGGGCTCAGGGCGCCGCCGGCGCGGCCGGCGAAGAGCGTCATCTCGTACGCGACGGTGCCCAGGTTGGCCGAGCGGTCGGCGACCACGCCGAGGACCGAGCCGCTGCTGATCGCGCTGATCAGCAGGTAGCCCTCGGCCATGTCGACGATGACCCGGTTGAGCCCGCCCAGCGCGTACCAGCTCGCGGCGCCACCGGCCAGGCTGGTCATGCCGGAGACCACGGCGGCGAGCCGCTCCGCGTTGGACCGGTCCTTGATCGCGGACATGGCCATCAGCAGCCCGTCCGAGGAAACCGCGATCGCCTCCATCACCCCGGCCGTGCTGGAGGTGAACGAGTCGAGCAGCCAGTTGAAGGTGCGCGCCTCGGGGCTGAGGTCGCCGGGCGCGCTCTGTTCGACGTTGTCGTGCAGGTACGGGCTGGTCACCGTGACGGATCCTCTTCATAGCGGTGGTCGGTGCTGACTTCACGCAGAGCACGGGCGACGCCCGCCTCGTAATCGGTGATGAGATCGCGGACCTCGACCGGGTCGCCGGGGTCGGAACTGACCGGGGGCGCGGGCGGCACCGCGGAGACGGCCAGGTTCGCCCCGGGGACCCGCCGGCTGAGCCGGGGCCGTTCGTGCGCCGGGCCGGCCGGGTCGATGTCGTCCTCGGCCCGGCGTACCCCGTCCTGGAACGCCTCCACCAGGGCGCGGACCGCGGCCGGGTCGTCCGGGACGGCGATCAGCGGCCCGATCACCGGTCCGGCCGGCCCGCCCGGCGGGCCGACCGGCAGGTTCGCGCCGGGCACCCGTTTCCGGATCGGACGGTTCCCGGGCGGTCCGGACGGCCGGCCGACCAGACCGGGCACGGTGGGCCGTGGCCCGCGCGGCGGTGGGATGGGGGCGGAGCCGGTCGTCGGCCCGGCGGCCGGGGGAGCGGCCGGTGCCGGGCCGACGACCGGTGTCGGCGGAGTGGTGCCGGCGGGGTGCGCCGCCGGGCCGGCGGGCAGCGTGGTGGACCGCGCGGCGGCCGGCGGCCAGGCGGGCGGCGGACCGCCGGTGGGGAAGCGGAAGTCCTCGACCGGCGGCCCGGCGACGGCCGGCGCCGCGACCGGGCCGTCGGCGCTCGCCGCGCGGTCCCGGTTCGCCGCGCGGTCGCCGTTCGCGGTGCGGTCGAGGGCGGGGGTGCGCTCCGGGGCGGCCGGGCGCTCCGGGTTCTCCCGGCGGCCGGTCGTGGCCGCCGCGCCGGCCACCTCGGCGTCGTCGCCCTGGTTGCCGAAGGCGTTCCACGAGTCGCCGCTGGAGATGCTGCGGGTGGCCCGGCTCAGCAACGCCGCGTCGAACCCGGCCGGCTCGGCGGGCGCCGGCGGGGCCAGGACCGGCCGGCTCACCGGCGCGGGTTCCGGGGGCCGTTCCGCGGTCGGCGCGGCGGCCCGCGCCACGACGGCTCCGGCCGGCTCCGGCCGGCGGACCACCAGCGAGGCGGCCGGGATCTCCAGACCGGCGGTGATCCCGCCGCCCGCGGTCGCCACCAGTCGTACGGTCCAGCCGTGCCGGCGGGCCAGCCGGCCCACCACGAAGAGCCCGAGCACCTCGGTCGGTGCGAGATCGAGCCGCTCCCGGCGGGTCAGCCGGGCGTTCTCCTCGGCGAGCCGCTCCGCGGTCAGGCCGATGCCGTGGTCCACCACGGCGAGCCGGGCGCCCCCGTCGGTCAGCTCGCCGGCCACCACGACCCGGGTGTGCGGCGGCGAGAAGGCGGTCGCGTTCTCCATCAGCTCGGCCAGCGCCAGCACCAGGTCGCCGGCGATCGCGGGCGCCGCCGAGACGCCGGGCGGAACCTGCACGTCGACCCGGGTGTAGTCCTCGATCTCGCCGAGCGCGAGCCGGACCACGTCGGCCAGCGGGACCGGGGCCACGTGGCCGTCCGAGCCGGTGGCGCCGGAGAGCACCACCAGGCTGCCGGCGTTGCGGCGCAGCCGGCTGGAGATGTGGTCCAGCCGGTAGAGGTGCTCCAGCCGGCCCGGGTCGGCCTCCTGCCGTTCCAGCCGGTCGATGAGCGCGATCTGGCGGCCGACCAGGTTCTGCGTACGACGGCCGACGTGGCCGAACATCTGCGCCACGTTGCGCCGGCCGGCCACCTGCCGCTCGACCAGCCGGGCGGCGGTGTGCTGCACCCGCTCGAACGCGCGGGCCAGGTCGCCGATCTCGTCCCGGGCGCGGACGTCGACCGAGTCGAGGCGTACCGGCGGCACCGACTCGGTCTCGTCGTCGGCCACCCGGGTCAGCTCCGCCTCGGCGACCCGGGCGACGCGCTCGGCGGAGCGGGTGAGCCGGCTCAGCGGCCGGGACACCGTACGGGCGACCGTCATGCTCAGCAGCACCACCAGGAGCAGGATCGCGACCGCCGCCACGGCGACCAGCCAGGCCGTGATCAGCGCGTCCCGCTCCTCGGTACGGGTCTCCGCGATGACGTCCGCGACGACCTTCTTCTCCACGAACTGGCCCAGCGTGATCATCGAGCGGACGGAGGGGAAGAGCACGTCCAGCGGCAGCGGGGCGATCGCGCCGACCGGGTCCCGGATGCTGTCCCGCAGGAAGGTCTGGCTGGTCCGGGCCGCCACCGCCGCGTCGTCCAGCAGCGCCAGCTTCAACTGTTCCGGCGTGATCAGCTTGCGGAACCGGTCGTTGTCCACGTCGAGCGCCGCCATGCAGGCGATGTACGAGGCGGACACCTGCGGATCACCGGTCGCCCGGACCAGCACGATCTGGGTGGCGCACGAACTCAGCGCCTCGTCGGTGCGCAGCAGCGCGTCCAGCGCGAGCACCTGCCGTCCGGCCGAGGTGTCGGTGTCCACCCGGAACGGCAGCCGCAGCGCCTCGATCAGCGCCAGGTCGACCCGGGCGAAGGTGTTCAGGATCTGTTCCGGCGTGGCCCGTCCGGCGAGCGTGGCGGTACGGACGTCGGCCAGCCGGCGTACCCCGTCGAGCGCCTCGTGGACCGGTGCCGGCAGTGCCTCGGCGCGCAGGTCGGCGACCCGGTCGTCGACGGTGGCGGACTTCTGGATCAGCTCGGTGCGGGTCACCCGGGCCAGCAGCAACCCGATCGAGAGCAGGCGTTCCTGCTGGAGGTCCTGCACCAGGCTGCCGATCCGGCTGGCGACCCGGACGGTCTCCGCGGTGTCGGCGGCGCGTTGCGCGGTGGCCACCCGGTCGACGACCACCGGCACGGCCAGCCCGACCATGCTGAGCAGCGGGATGATCACCAGCAGGGCGAGCTTGCCCCGGATCCGCAGCCTAGCGAGCAGCATCGAACGGCCTCCACCGCTCGGCCTCGACGCCCCTACCCACCGCGACGGGCTGGCGGTCGGCGTCGCGGCCGGCGCCCGGCGGGTCGGGTCGGACGGCCGGGGGCAGCACGGCGTCGGCCGGCTCGTGGTGCGGCCCGGCGGCCGGACGCCGGAGCAGCGTCACGGCGAGCCCGACGAGCAACGCCACCGCCACGCCGGCCGCGATCCGGGCCAGCAGCCGGTCCCGGTCGAGCGCGTCCAGCCGCTCCTTGAGCAACGTGTCGAGCTGGTCGAGGATGACGGCGCGGAGCTGCTTGGCGGCGGACTGGGCGGCGAGCCCGGCGGCGGTGAGCTGGGCGGGGTTCGGCGCGGCCCGGCCGCCGCCCGCGGCGGTGAACGCTTCCAGCGACCGCTGGTAGGCGTCCAGCGGGGTGAGCACGTTGGCGCCCAGGTCGGTGCTCTCCGAGCTGTCCACCGCCACGCGCAGGTCGGTGACCAGGTCGTTGGCCGGGCCGAACGCGGCCACCCGCAGTTCGGCCAGCTCGATGCCGGTCTTCGCGCGTTCGGCGGCGGGGCGTTTGGCGGCCAGCCGGACCAGGTCGGCGAGCCGGCCGGCCAGCACCGTCGCGGTGGGCAGGTCCCCGCCGATGCCGTCCTGGAGGAAGAACGAGTCGGACCGGGGGTCGCGGATCAGGCCGGAACTCTCCCGGACCTTCCGGTGGAGTGCGAGCAGCAAATCGTTGGCCTCGCCGTACGCCCGGTAGGCGGCTTCCGGGTCGGCGAACCCGCGGTCCGGCAGCCCTTCGAGCTTCGCCCGCAGCCCGGCCCAGCGCTCGTGGCTGCGCAGCTCGTCGCCGACGGCGGCGTCCACGGCGGCCACCTGCTCGATCGCGGCGTTGAGCGACGCGCGGGAGACCGGTGCCCCGGCGACGGCGGTGGACTGGGCCTCCACCAGCGCGTCGGTGACCGGCCCGAGGGCGCGCAGGTAACGGACCCCCAGCCGTTCCCGGGACGCCAGCTCGTGGTCGTCGGTGGTGTTGCCGTCGACAAGCGCGAAGAGCAGCCCGAGCGGGGCGACGAGCGCCAGCGCCAGCAGCAGGGGCAGGAGACGGCCCGGTACGGAGGGCCGCCGACGCACCCGCGGCGCGGGAACTGTCATGGTCTGTCTCCTCCGGCGACGGCGGGGCGGTCGATGCCCCGGGGGTCGCCGCAGGAGGTCCCGTGCACCGGACCGGAAAATTAGTCGAACCGGGCGGGGCCTGAACCGGAGTCGCCGAGTCGGCTTCACGTCAGTTCGTCCGGGGTGACCGACCGTCGAGTCACTCGCCACGCTGCGTCCGATCGGGTCGTCGAGTCGCGACTTGAGCACTGATTTGCGGCTGTAGATGTGAATTCACGTGATCCGAATACATCCCGCTGGGATGCTCTGGATCTTCTGCGGACGACGGGCGGCGCGCGCCGAACGGCGCAACCGGACGAACGTACGGCGGATCTCAGGGAATGCTCAGCCGGCGGCCCGTACCGTGTGCCGCATGAGATCACCCGTCGCGCGGGTCCGGCGCGCCCTGGCCGGCCACCCGCGCCGGATCGTCGTCGCCGTGCTGGTGGTCGTCCTGGTCGCCGCCGCGCTGGTCTGGGCGGTCCGCCCGCAGGGGGCGGAGTTCCGGACCGAGTCGGCGCTGCTGACCGTGCGGTCCGGGCCGGACGGGACCGAGCCGGTCGACCTGGACACCACGCTCTACCTGCCCGGCGACGCCTCGGACGCGAACCGGGTGCCGGCGGTGCTGCTGGCGCACGGCTTCGGCGGCACCAAGGAGTCGGTCCGCCCGGACGCGGAGGACCTGGTCGCCCGCGGCTACGCGGTGCTCACCTGGACCGCCCGCGGCTTCGGCCGCTCCGGCGGCCAGATCCACCTGGACAGCCCCGACTACGAGGTGCGCGACGGTCAGCGGCTGCTGGACTGGCTCGCCGGTCGTCCCGAGGTGCGTCTCGACTCCGCCGGCGACCCGCGCGTCGGCGTGGTCGGCGGCTCGTACGGCGGCGGCCTGGCGCTGCTGCTGGCCGCGCAGGACAAGCGGGTCGACGCGATCGTCCCGATGATCACCTGGAACGACCTGTCCCGGGCGTTCCTGCCGGAGAGCACCGGCAAGCCGCCCACCGAGGGCGTGTTCAAGAAGGGCTGGGCCGGCATCTTCTTCGGTGGCGGCGGCAACGCCGGCTCCGGGCCGGCCGGGCTGTCCGGGGCCACCGCCGCCGTGCCGGAGGGCGCGCCCGCCTCGGCCGGGCCGGCGAGCCCGCAGCCGGGCGCGGGCCCGGGCAGCGGTTCCGGCCGGACGCCCGGGGGTGCCGCCGACCCGTCCTGCGGGCGGTTCGCCGCGGACGTCTGCGCCGCGTACCTGCGCATCGCCACCACCGGTCGCGCCGACCAGGCCGCGGTCGAGCTGCTGCGCCGTTCGTCGCCGGCTGGCGTGCTCGACCGGATCAAGGCGCCCACGCTGCTGGTGCAGGGTGAGGCGGACACGCTGTTCCCGCTCACCGAGGCGGACGCCAACGCGCGCGGCATCGCCGCCGCCGGCACGCCGGTGCGGGTCGCCTGGTTCACCGGCGGCCACGACGGCGGCGCCGGGCCGACCTCCGACTCCGACCGGGTGAAGTTCCTGACCGCGCAGTGGCTCGACCACTACGTCAAGGGCGAGGGGGCGGCGCCCGGCGACACCTTCACGTTCTCCCGGATCGCCGGCTTCGACGCGCTGGACCGGGGCCTGGTGGCCACCGGTTACCGCACCGACGACTATCCGGGCGTGGCCGGGCAGCAGCGCCGCGACGTGGCGCTGACCGGCCCGGCGCAGCCGGTCGCCGTACCGCCGAACGGCAACCCGGCGGCGATCTCCGCGATCCCGTTCGCCGGGGCGCTCGGCTCGCTGCTGGACGGCGTGGCCGGCGACATCCCGGGCCAGCACGCCCGCTTCGAGTCGGCGCCGCTGGACGACCCGGTCGACGTGGTGGGTGCGCCGACCGTGCGGATCCGGGCCGCGTCGCCGACCGGCGAGGCGGTGCTCTTCGTCAAGCTCTACGACGTCGACCCGCAGGGCGCGGCCACGCTCCCGGACGGCCTGGTCGCGCCGGTGCGGCTGACCGGCCTGCCGGCCACGCTCGACACCGCCACGCCGGTCACCGTCACGCTGCCGGCGATCGTCCGGCGGGTCGAGGCCGGGCACCGGCTGCGGCTCGTGGTGGCGACGTCCGACCAGGCGTACGCCACGCCGGCCGAGCCGGCGGTGCACACCGTGGCGCTCGGCGACGGCCCGCTGGTGCTGCCCACCGTCGACGCCGCACCGATCCCCACCTCGGCCGCGATCTGGCGCTGGGTGCTGGCCGGCCTGCTCGCCGCGATCGCGGTCGGGCTCGTCGTGGTCGTGCTGCTCGCCCGCCGCCGGCACCGCCGCCAGGACCGCTCCATCCACCCGGAGTACGCGGGCGTCCCGCTCGCCGTGCGCAACCTGCGCAAGGAGTACGCGGACGGCTTCGTCGCCGTCTCCGACGTGGACTTCGAGGTGCATCCCGGGCAGGTGGTCGGCCTGCTCGGGCCGAACGGCGCGGGCAAGACCACCACGCTGCGGGTGCTGATGGGGCTGACCCAGCCCACCGCCGGGGAGATCTACGTGTTCGGGCACCGACTGGTGCCGGGCTCGCCGGTGCTGTCCCGGATCGGCGCGCTGGTCGAGGGGCCGGGCTTCCTGCCGCACCTGTCCGGGCTGGACAACCTCAGGGCGTACTGGCGGGCCACCGGACGGCCCTGGGCGGACGCGCACTTCGACGAGGCGTTGGAGATCGCCGGCCTGGGCGCGTCGGTGCACCGGCGGACGAAGAAGTACAGCCACGGCATGCGGCA is a window from the Micromonospora sp. DSM 45708 genome containing:
- a CDS encoding DUF742 domain-containing protein, with product MNQGVAGEDPEPEPGVRIRPFLRASVPAPGPDAGDGEQPTGPRPFVLTSGRVDGDPTISLETQVTARPGSGSWAVTARLTPELAAIVAICVEPVSVAEISARTRMQFGVTRVLVGDLRAAGHLDVHVADVDDALDPDLILRVIDGLRAIS
- a CDS encoding roadblock/LC7 domain-containing protein, whose product is MTSPYLHDNVEQSAPGDLSPEARTFNWLLDSFTSSTAGVMEAIAVSSDGLLMAMSAIKDRSNAERLAAVVSGMTSLAGGAASWYALGGLNRVIVDMAEGYLLISAISSGSVLGVVADRSANLGTVAYEMTLFAGRAGGALSPRLIAELKNAVQQ
- a CDS encoding nitrate- and nitrite sensing domain-containing protein; the protein is MLLARLRIRGKLALLVIIPLLSMVGLAVPVVVDRVATAQRAADTAETVRVASRIGSLVQDLQQERLLSIGLLLARVTRTELIQKSATVDDRVADLRAEALPAPVHEALDGVRRLADVRTATLAGRATPEQILNTFARVDLALIEALRLPFRVDTDTSAGRQVLALDALLRTDEALSSCATQIVLVRATGDPQVSASYIACMAALDVDNDRFRKLITPEQLKLALLDDAAVAARTSQTFLRDSIRDPVGAIAPLPLDVLFPSVRSMITLGQFVEKKVVADVIAETRTEERDALITAWLVAVAAVAILLLVVLLSMTVARTVSRPLSRLTRSAERVARVAEAELTRVADDETESVPPVRLDSVDVRARDEIGDLARAFERVQHTAARLVERQVAGRRNVAQMFGHVGRRTQNLVGRQIALIDRLERQEADPGRLEHLYRLDHISSRLRRNAGSLVVLSGATGSDGHVAPVPLADVVRLALGEIEDYTRVDVQVPPGVSAAPAIAGDLVLALAELMENATAFSPPHTRVVVAGELTDGGARLAVVDHGIGLTAERLAEENARLTRRERLDLAPTEVLGLFVVGRLARRHGWTVRLVATAGGGITAGLEIPAASLVVRRPEPAGAVVARAAAPTAERPPEPAPVSRPVLAPPAPAEPAGFDAALLSRATRSISSGDSWNAFGNQGDDAEVAGAAATTGRRENPERPAAPERTPALDRTANGDRAANRDRAASADGPVAAPAVAGPPVEDFRFPTGGPPPAWPPAAARSTTLPAGPAAHPAGTTPPTPVVGPAPAAPPAAGPTTGSAPIPPPRGPRPTVPGLVGRPSGPPGNRPIRKRVPGANLPVGPPGGPAGPVIGPLIAVPDDPAAVRALVEAFQDGVRRAEDDIDPAGPAHERPRLSRRVPGANLAVSAVPPAPPVSSDPGDPVEVRDLITDYEAGVARALREVSTDHRYEEDPSR
- a CDS encoding alpha/beta fold hydrolase is translated as MRSPVARVRRALAGHPRRIVVAVLVVVLVAAALVWAVRPQGAEFRTESALLTVRSGPDGTEPVDLDTTLYLPGDASDANRVPAVLLAHGFGGTKESVRPDAEDLVARGYAVLTWTARGFGRSGGQIHLDSPDYEVRDGQRLLDWLAGRPEVRLDSAGDPRVGVVGGSYGGGLALLLAAQDKRVDAIVPMITWNDLSRAFLPESTGKPPTEGVFKKGWAGIFFGGGGNAGSGPAGLSGATAAVPEGAPASAGPASPQPGAGPGSGSGRTPGGAADPSCGRFAADVCAAYLRIATTGRADQAAVELLRRSSPAGVLDRIKAPTLLVQGEADTLFPLTEADANARGIAAAGTPVRVAWFTGGHDGGAGPTSDSDRVKFLTAQWLDHYVKGEGAAPGDTFTFSRIAGFDALDRGLVATGYRTDDYPGVAGQQRRDVALTGPAQPVAVPPNGNPAAISAIPFAGALGSLLDGVAGDIPGQHARFESAPLDDPVDVVGAPTVRIRAASPTGEAVLFVKLYDVDPQGAATLPDGLVAPVRLTGLPATLDTATPVTVTLPAIVRRVEAGHRLRLVVATSDQAYATPAEPAVHTVALGDGPLVLPTVDAAPIPTSAAIWRWVLAGLLAAIAVGLVVVVLLARRRHRRQDRSIHPEYAGVPLAVRNLRKEYADGFVAVSDVDFEVHPGQVVGLLGPNGAGKTTTLRVLMGLTQPTAGEIYVFGHRLVPGSPVLSRIGALVEGPGFLPHLSGLDNLRAYWRATGRPWADAHFDEALEIAGLGASVHRRTKKYSHGMRQRLAIAQAMLGLPELLVLDEPTDGLDPPQIAEMRRVLQRYATDGRAVLVSSHLLAEVEQTCTHAVVVNKGRIVASGPVEEIVGESPSVLFEVSDPDAARTVLDRLDGVRVLPDADGGLVVDTNGTARREVVAELVRAGIGVDRVVPRRRLEDAFLALVGENSRGSGDR